One window from the genome of Alkalihalobacillus sp. LMS6 encodes:
- the hisA gene encoding 1-(5-phosphoribosyl)-5-[(5-phosphoribosylamino)methylideneamino]imidazole-4-carboxamide isomerase translates to MSVTIFPAIDILNGQCVRLEQGDYAKNTVYHDSPLQTAQSFEAAGAKWVHLVDLDGAKQKKPVNHEQIGEIAKQLTIPVQVGGGIRTEDDIAYYLNLGVKRVILGSVAVNHLDFTKEMVHKYGDAIVIGLDARNGYVATEGWVETSSIQAEDLAKMLLDAGVKTFIYTDIAKDGMLEGPNIDACERLAQMAGNHAEIIASGGVSQLDDVETLRETAIAGVVIGKALYDARFDLAEAIKAGENSNAH, encoded by the coding sequence ATGAGTGTAACAATCTTTCCTGCAATTGATATTTTAAATGGCCAATGTGTTCGATTGGAACAAGGCGATTATGCTAAAAATACGGTTTATCATGACTCACCGCTACAGACAGCTCAATCGTTTGAAGCTGCTGGCGCGAAATGGGTTCACCTTGTTGATTTAGACGGGGCCAAGCAAAAGAAACCGGTGAACCATGAACAAATTGGAGAAATTGCTAAGCAGTTAACCATACCTGTTCAAGTTGGTGGAGGTATTCGGACAGAAGACGATATTGCGTATTACTTAAACCTAGGGGTAAAGCGGGTCATTCTAGGAAGTGTTGCTGTTAACCATCTTGATTTTACGAAAGAGATGGTGCATAAATATGGCGATGCCATTGTGATCGGTTTAGATGCTCGTAATGGATATGTTGCAACGGAAGGTTGGGTAGAAACGTCAAGCATTCAAGCAGAAGATTTGGCGAAAATGTTGTTAGATGCTGGTGTGAAAACATTTATTTATACAGACATTGCTAAAGACGGAATGCTTGAAGGACCAAACATTGATGCATGTGAACGGCTAGCACAGATGGCTGGAAACCATGCAGAAATTATTGCTTCAGGAGGGGTAAGCCAGCTTGACGATGTGGAAACATTACGAGAAACGGCCATAGCGGGAGTTGTGATCGGAAAAGCGTTATATGACGCGCGCTTTGACTTAGCTGAAGCGATAAAGGCAGGCGAGAATTCGAATGCTCACTAA
- a CDS encoding HPr family phosphocarrier protein, with protein sequence MAQKEVTIQLKTGLQARPAALFVQEATRFASDVFIIKEHSKVNAKSIMGLMSLALGKGTVITIVTEGHDEDEALDALVTYVQNEE encoded by the coding sequence ATGGCGCAAAAAGAAGTGACAATACAATTGAAAACTGGTTTACAAGCAAGACCGGCAGCTTTATTTGTCCAAGAAGCAACTCGTTTCGCTTCGGATGTTTTTATTATTAAAGAGCATTCTAAAGTAAATGCCAAAAGTATTATGGGGTTAATGAGTTTAGCTCTTGGTAAAGGTACTGTCATCACGATTGTTACAGAAGGTCATGATGAAGATGAAGCTCTTGACGCGCTTGTTACGTACGTACAAAACGAGGAGTAA
- the whiA gene encoding DNA-binding protein WhiA: MSFAASAKKELTQLEVDACCAKAELSALIRMNGALSLANQQVSLDVTTENAAIARRMYTLIKRLYPHIHIELLVRKKMRLKKNNVYLVRITKEARELLTDLSILKEPFEFIRTIEPTIVHKSCCKRAYLRGAFLAGGSINHPETSSYHLEIFSLYEEHNQAVCELMNEFSLSAKTLERKKGFITYLKESEKITEFLNIIGAHQALLYFEDVRILKDMRNSVNRLVNCETANLNKTVGAALRQVENIRFIEKTIGLDQLPPKLQEIATLRVTHQDVTLKELGEMVEGAKVSKSGVNHRLRKIDDFADKLRNGTYNQK, translated from the coding sequence GTGTCATTTGCAGCGAGCGCCAAAAAAGAATTAACGCAGCTTGAAGTGGATGCATGTTGTGCGAAAGCAGAACTGTCAGCATTGATTCGTATGAATGGCGCATTGTCTCTAGCGAATCAGCAAGTTAGTCTCGATGTTACAACAGAAAATGCGGCAATTGCTAGACGGATGTATACATTAATAAAGCGCTTGTATCCACATATACACATTGAACTGCTTGTTAGAAAGAAAATGCGTCTCAAGAAAAACAATGTTTATCTCGTGCGCATAACAAAAGAAGCGCGTGAGCTTCTTACGGACTTAAGTATCTTAAAAGAACCGTTTGAGTTTATTCGCACGATTGAGCCGACAATTGTTCATAAGAGTTGCTGCAAACGGGCTTATTTACGAGGTGCCTTTTTAGCAGGAGGATCGATTAACCATCCTGAAACGTCTTCTTATCATCTTGAGATCTTTTCTTTGTATGAAGAGCATAATCAAGCGGTATGTGAATTAATGAACGAGTTTTCCTTGTCAGCAAAAACGCTCGAGCGGAAAAAAGGATTTATTACGTATTTAAAAGAGAGCGAGAAAATCACGGAATTTCTAAATATTATTGGCGCTCACCAAGCACTTCTTTATTTTGAAGATGTTCGAATCCTTAAAGATATGCGAAATTCTGTGAATCGTCTTGTGAACTGTGAGACAGCGAACCTTAATAAAACCGTTGGTGCTGCATTACGCCAAGTGGAAAACATTCGTTTTATTGAAAAGACAATCGGATTAGACCAACTTCCTCCAAAACTTCAGGAGATCGCAACGTTACGTGTGACCCATCAAGATGTTACGCTAAAAGAACTCGGTGAAATGGTTGAAGGGGCAAAAGTAAGTAAATCAGGTGTGAATCACCGTCTAAGAAAAATTGATGATTTTGCAGACAAGCTAAGAAACGGTACGTATAATCAAAAATAA
- the hisF gene encoding imidazole glycerol phosphate synthase subunit HisF → MLTKRIVPCLDVKEGRVVKGTQFLSLRDAGDPVELAQYYDEQGADELVFLDISASHEGRRTMLDVVEQVAASISIPFTVGGGINDNEAIRRILQAGADKVSLNTAALMNPAFIETAARFFGSQCIVVAIDAKFHPELKTWKVYTHGGRKETDWTAAAWAQRAVQLGAGELLVTSMNKDGEKSGFDLPLLQAINEHVEVPIIASGGAGTAEHFVEVFQKGRADAALAASIFHYKETTVQEVKDVAKSKGVHVR, encoded by the coding sequence ATGCTCACTAAACGAATTGTTCCTTGTTTAGATGTGAAAGAAGGGCGAGTTGTGAAGGGCACTCAGTTTCTCTCATTGCGAGATGCTGGTGATCCTGTTGAACTTGCGCAATATTATGATGAACAAGGAGCAGATGAACTTGTATTCTTAGATATTTCCGCTTCTCATGAAGGGCGTAGAACGATGTTGGATGTGGTTGAGCAAGTGGCTGCTTCCATCTCTATTCCATTTACAGTTGGTGGAGGCATCAATGATAACGAAGCCATTCGCCGCATTTTACAGGCAGGAGCCGATAAAGTTTCTTTAAATACAGCGGCCTTAATGAATCCAGCTTTTATTGAAACCGCAGCACGTTTCTTTGGCTCGCAATGTATTGTCGTTGCCATTGATGCAAAATTTCATCCAGAATTAAAAACGTGGAAAGTCTATACCCACGGCGGGCGGAAAGAAACAGATTGGACAGCCGCAGCGTGGGCGCAGCGAGCGGTACAATTAGGTGCAGGAGAGTTATTAGTCACAAGCATGAATAAAGATGGGGAAAAATCAGGATTTGATTTACCGTTGCTGCAAGCAATTAATGAGCATGTTGAGGTCCCGATTATCGCTTCTGGAGGTGCTGGAACAGCGGAACATTTTGTAGAAGTGTTTCAAAAAGGACGAGCAGATGCGGCTTTGGCTGCTTCAATTTTTCATTATAAAGAAACAACTGTTCAAGAAGTGAAAGATGTCGCGAAATCAAAAGGGGTGCACGTAAGATGA
- the yvcK gene encoding YvcK family protein — MRKKVVVIGGGTGLSVILKGLKTYPVDITAIVTVADDGGSSGILRKELDIPPPGDVRNVLVALAEVEPLVEELFQHRFASGDGLNGHSLGNLLLAGMTSITGDFQKGIATLSRVLNVRGNVLPAANKSIILHAEMEDGTHVSGESKIPLAGKKIKRVYLTPDEISPLPETLDALQSADLIVLGPGSLYTSILPNLLVPGIVEAIESSKAKKAYICNVMTQAGETDQYSVSDHVQALFAHCKGEIVQSVLVNHQEMTEKALARYKLEKAEQVVFDEEILKELGVSVIKDQFVVESNYKIRHDAIRVSEALLSLLEAEDESMNVR, encoded by the coding sequence ATGAGAAAGAAAGTCGTTGTCATCGGTGGGGGAACTGGTTTATCGGTTATCTTAAAAGGATTAAAAACATATCCAGTCGATATTACAGCCATTGTAACGGTTGCAGATGATGGAGGAAGCTCGGGCATCTTGCGCAAAGAACTCGATATTCCTCCACCTGGAGATGTTCGGAATGTGTTGGTGGCGCTTGCGGAAGTAGAGCCACTCGTTGAAGAATTGTTTCAACATCGTTTTGCAAGTGGCGATGGATTAAACGGTCATTCATTAGGCAATCTCCTTCTTGCTGGAATGACATCGATTACAGGTGACTTTCAAAAAGGGATTGCCACATTAAGTCGTGTATTAAATGTGCGCGGAAATGTGTTGCCAGCTGCGAATAAAAGTATTATTTTGCATGCTGAAATGGAAGATGGCACCCATGTGAGTGGGGAATCAAAAATCCCATTGGCTGGAAAGAAAATCAAACGAGTGTATCTAACACCTGATGAGATTTCGCCATTACCAGAGACACTTGATGCACTTCAGTCAGCTGACTTAATTGTGTTAGGTCCAGGATCTTTATACACTAGTATTCTTCCAAATCTTCTCGTTCCAGGAATTGTCGAAGCGATCGAGTCTTCTAAAGCAAAGAAAGCGTATATTTGTAACGTTATGACGCAAGCAGGAGAGACCGATCAATATTCCGTTTCCGATCATGTTCAAGCGCTATTCGCTCATTGCAAAGGTGAAATCGTGCAAAGCGTTTTGGTTAACCATCAAGAAATGACTGAAAAGGCGCTTGCACGCTATAAGCTTGAAAAAGCAGAGCAAGTAGTGTTTGATGAAGAAATTTTGAAAGAATTAGGTGTTTCGGTCATTAAAGATCAGTTTGTGGTAGAATCAAATTATAAGATACGGCATGATGCGATTCGAGTGTCGGAAGCGTTGTTGAGTTTGTTGGAAGCAGAGGATGAAAGCATGAACGTGCGTTAA
- the trxB gene encoding thioredoxin-disulfide reductase, which produces MSEEMIYDVIIAGAGPAGMTAAVYTSRANLKTIMLERGMPGGQMANTEEVENYPGFDHILGPDLSNKMFEHAKKFGAEYGYGDIKEIIDEGETKKVIAGSKEYRARAVIVSTGAEYKKLGIPGEQELGGRGVSYCAVCDGAFFKERELIVVGGGDSAVEEAVYLTRFASKVTIVHRRDQLRAQKILQDRAFANDKVDFVWNKVVTEINEKDGKVGGVTLEDTETGETSTMSADGVFVYIGMLPLNESVKNLSITNEEGYIETNEEMETKVPGVFAAGDVREKSLRQIVTATGDGSIAAQNVQHYLEHLEDQKKAVTE; this is translated from the coding sequence ATGTCAGAAGAAATGATTTATGATGTTATTATTGCAGGAGCAGGTCCAGCTGGAATGACAGCTGCGGTTTATACGTCTAGAGCAAATTTAAAAACCATTATGTTAGAGCGAGGAATGCCAGGTGGTCAAATGGCAAATACCGAAGAGGTTGAGAACTATCCTGGTTTCGATCATATTTTAGGACCTGACTTGTCTAATAAAATGTTTGAACATGCCAAGAAATTTGGAGCGGAATATGGTTATGGGGACATCAAGGAAATTATTGACGAAGGTGAAACCAAAAAAGTGATTGCAGGTTCAAAAGAGTACCGAGCGAGAGCTGTTATTGTGTCTACTGGAGCGGAATACAAAAAGTTAGGAATTCCAGGTGAGCAAGAATTAGGCGGTCGAGGTGTTTCTTATTGTGCAGTATGTGACGGGGCTTTCTTTAAAGAGCGTGAATTGATTGTCGTTGGTGGCGGAGATTCTGCTGTTGAAGAAGCGGTTTACCTCACACGCTTTGCTTCTAAAGTGACGATTGTTCATCGGAGAGATCAATTACGAGCGCAAAAAATTCTCCAGGATCGTGCATTTGCAAACGATAAAGTCGATTTCGTTTGGAATAAAGTAGTCACAGAAATCAATGAAAAAGATGGCAAAGTAGGCGGCGTTACGCTTGAAGATACTGAAACAGGAGAAACGTCAACAATGTCTGCAGATGGTGTATTTGTCTATATCGGGATGCTTCCGTTAAACGAAAGTGTAAAAAACCTGTCTATTACGAACGAAGAAGGCTACATTGAAACAAATGAAGAAATGGAAACGAAAGTTCCAGGAGTATTCGCAGCTGGAGATGTACGTGAAAAATCGCTTCGTCAAATCGTTACAGCAACTGGGGATGGCTCCATTGCGGCTCAAAATGTTCAACATTATCTTGAGCACTTAGAAGATCAAAAAAAAGCTGTTACTGAATAG
- a CDS encoding lipopolysaccharide assembly protein LapB produces MSKKQASEHAGSTVVPFYRSGDYFFHKGLAAFQNKHLTRAAKLFERAVKLTETEPVFKIQLAAVLTELSEYERSNKILYGVLESSNDEHPACHFFIANNEVYLGHFFQAEKHVNLYLTLDPEGPFVEDARELAELFEEDPLDEEEKEEESLNNHEKAWVFLTEGKANDAIPLLKKVLDIHPKNWAAQNHLAEALFRTGEVESAFETCDAVLAEDPGNLLALCNVTVFYYKLGYQNETAHYVQMLKKIKPIQHDYKIRLLHVLCHLEEYEEVAYRKKDYTLVKESMLLRCFAVAEYHNGNRDFAIQFLKEAITAGDSNAPYVLEQVEKDAEHRIFFPLMEQDVDMSMLVDNQPNTPLG; encoded by the coding sequence ATGAGTAAAAAACAAGCGAGCGAACATGCCGGTTCAACGGTCGTCCCATTTTATCGAAGTGGCGATTATTTTTTTCATAAAGGTTTGGCAGCTTTTCAAAATAAACATCTTACTCGGGCAGCGAAATTATTTGAACGTGCAGTAAAGTTAACGGAAACGGAACCTGTGTTTAAAATTCAGCTTGCTGCCGTTCTTACGGAGCTATCAGAATACGAACGCTCGAATAAAATATTGTATGGTGTTCTTGAGTCATCGAATGATGAACATCCTGCTTGTCATTTTTTTATCGCCAATAATGAAGTGTATCTCGGGCATTTCTTTCAAGCAGAAAAGCATGTAAACCTCTATTTGACTCTCGATCCTGAAGGGCCATTTGTTGAGGATGCAAGAGAGTTAGCAGAGTTGTTTGAAGAAGATCCGTTGGATGAAGAAGAAAAAGAAGAAGAGTCGTTAAATAATCATGAAAAAGCCTGGGTGTTTTTAACGGAAGGAAAAGCGAATGACGCAATTCCTCTTTTAAAAAAAGTATTGGATATTCATCCAAAAAATTGGGCTGCACAAAATCATTTAGCAGAAGCGTTGTTTCGGACAGGAGAGGTTGAGTCTGCATTTGAAACGTGTGACGCCGTTCTTGCTGAAGATCCTGGTAACTTATTAGCGCTATGTAATGTAACCGTCTTTTATTATAAACTTGGCTATCAAAATGAAACCGCTCATTATGTGCAAATGCTTAAAAAAATAAAGCCTATTCAACATGACTATAAAATTCGGCTTCTTCATGTCTTATGCCATCTGGAAGAATATGAAGAGGTTGCCTATCGTAAAAAGGATTATACGCTCGTTAAGGAATCAATGTTGTTGCGTTGTTTTGCGGTAGCGGAATATCATAATGGAAATCGAGATTTTGCCATTCAATTTCTGAAAGAAGCAATAACAGCAGGTGATTCAAATGCTCCATACGTTCTGGAGCAGGTAGAAAAAGATGCGGAACATCGTATTTTCTTTCCTTTAATGGAGCAGGATGTTGATATGAGCATGTTAGTAGACAATCAGCCAAATACTCCGCTAGGATAA
- a CDS encoding NUDIX domain-containing protein produces the protein MINLQRITNCLLTTENQCLMLQKPSKGWWVAPGGKMEQTETIQEAAIRELKEETGLTVVKPELQAVTTMVILDQNGGIQDEWMMFTFKAVRSTGELFEHSPEGKLQWQPIDAYKTLPMADGDRFIFDHVFYGEGILYSTFYYNTEHQLLKSRRSAACE, from the coding sequence GTGATTAATTTGCAACGGATAACCAATTGTTTGTTAACTACTGAGAATCAATGTCTTATGTTGCAAAAGCCAAGTAAAGGTTGGTGGGTCGCTCCCGGTGGGAAAATGGAACAAACGGAGACGATACAAGAAGCAGCAATAAGAGAATTAAAAGAAGAAACCGGGCTGACTGTAGTGAAGCCTGAGCTTCAAGCTGTCACGACGATGGTCATACTTGATCAGAACGGTGGCATCCAAGATGAATGGATGATGTTTACGTTTAAAGCCGTTCGATCAACAGGTGAGTTATTTGAACATTCGCCTGAAGGTAAATTACAGTGGCAGCCAATCGATGCGTACAAAACACTCCCGATGGCTGATGGAGATCGATTCATATTTGATCATGTCTTTTATGGTGAAGGCATTTTATATAGCACGTTTTATTATAATACGGAACACCAACTATTAAAGAGTAGACGTAGCGCAGCTTGCGAGTAA
- the hisIE gene encoding bifunctional phosphoribosyl-AMP cyclohydrolase/phosphoribosyl-ATP diphosphatase HisIE: MNHVTFNKDGLVPAIVQDASTKEVLTLAYMNEEALNLTIETKESWFYSRSREALWHKGATSGNKQTVVDIRYDCDQDAVLLLVEPLGPACHTGSYSCFTSEQGKDVSDPLTILKTLEKTIASRKKDMPEGAYTTYLFNEGLDKILKKVGEEASEVIIAAKNNDHTEMHWEVADLLYHVLVLLEEKEIPLTTIMQTLEKRHNK; the protein is encoded by the coding sequence ATGAATCACGTAACATTTAACAAGGATGGTCTAGTGCCAGCTATTGTTCAGGATGCGTCTACCAAAGAGGTATTAACGCTTGCTTACATGAATGAAGAAGCGCTTAACTTAACAATCGAAACCAAAGAATCGTGGTTTTATAGTCGCTCTAGAGAGGCATTATGGCATAAAGGCGCAACGTCTGGAAATAAACAAACGGTTGTTGATATTCGCTATGATTGCGATCAAGACGCGGTCTTATTGCTCGTTGAACCGCTAGGTCCTGCTTGTCACACTGGCTCCTATAGCTGTTTTACAAGCGAACAAGGTAAAGATGTTTCCGATCCGTTGACGATCTTAAAAACCCTTGAAAAAACCATTGCTAGTCGGAAAAAAGACATGCCTGAAGGGGCGTATACCACGTATTTATTTAATGAAGGATTAGATAAAATTCTTAAAAAAGTTGGAGAAGAGGCTAGTGAAGTCATTATTGCCGCAAAGAACAACGACCATACAGAAATGCATTGGGAAGTAGCCGACTTACTTTATCACGTTCTCGTCTTACTTGAAGAAAAAGAAATCCCTCTAACAACGATTATGCAGACCCTTGAAAAACGCCATAATAAGTAA
- the rapZ gene encoding RNase adapter RapZ: MKNVEVVVITGMSGAGKTVAVQSFEDLGYYCVDNLPPALLPKFIELIDGGVDKVTKVALVMDLRGQSFFDEFFQAIDLLREDPADRLHIQILYLDAKDAKLVQRYKETRRTHPLAKSGLPLEGIKKERELLEEMKGRAQQFIDTTELKPVQLRGKIMERFASNVSDSFTVHFVSFGFKYGIPIDADVVFDVRFLPNPHYLDELRPKTGLQTEVSSYVLKWKETKQFLEKLTDLFDFTLPHYKREGKSQVIIGIGCTGGQHRSVTLAEYLADAYKDQYHVYASHRDIDKRKAAQR; encoded by the coding sequence TTGAAAAATGTAGAAGTTGTCGTAATAACAGGTATGTCTGGTGCTGGGAAAACGGTAGCGGTTCAGAGCTTTGAAGATTTAGGTTACTACTGTGTCGATAACCTACCTCCAGCATTGCTCCCCAAATTTATAGAGCTGATTGATGGTGGTGTTGACAAAGTAACAAAAGTTGCTTTAGTCATGGATTTAAGGGGCCAGTCGTTTTTCGATGAATTTTTTCAAGCGATTGACTTGCTAAGAGAAGATCCAGCAGACCGTCTTCATATTCAAATTTTGTACTTAGACGCGAAGGACGCCAAGCTTGTTCAACGATATAAGGAAACGCGACGAACCCATCCGCTAGCAAAAAGTGGCCTTCCTTTAGAAGGAATCAAAAAAGAACGTGAGCTGCTCGAAGAAATGAAGGGGAGAGCACAACAATTTATTGATACAACAGAGCTTAAGCCTGTACAGCTCCGTGGGAAAATTATGGAGCGATTTGCATCAAATGTGAGTGATTCCTTTACCGTTCATTTTGTGTCGTTTGGATTTAAATACGGAATTCCGATTGATGCAGATGTTGTATTTGACGTCCGTTTCTTGCCTAATCCCCATTATCTTGATGAATTACGTCCGAAAACAGGGCTGCAAACGGAAGTTTCTTCTTATGTTTTAAAATGGAAAGAAACCAAACAATTTCTTGAGAAATTAACCGATCTCTTTGACTTTACGCTTCCACACTATAAGCGGGAAGGAAAAAGTCAGGTGATCATTGGAATTGGGTGTACTGGGGGGCAACATCGATCTGTGACACTAGCTGAATATTTAGCAGATGCGTATAAGGATCAATATCATGTGTATGCGTCACACCGAGATATTGATAAAAGAAAGGCAGCGCAACGATGA
- the clpP gene encoding ATP-dependent Clp endopeptidase proteolytic subunit ClpP: MTIRLKWNQSNKVLLYYDENEEESLVNLIPTVIEQTNRGERAYDIYSRLLKDRIIMLGSAIDDNVANSIVAQLLFLQAEDPEKDISIYINSPGGSITAGMAIYDTMQFIKPDVSTICTGMAASMGAFLLTAGAKGKRMALPNSEVMIHQPLGGMQGQASDMEIHARRIIEMRQKLNEIMAERTGQPYEQIAKDTDRDNFMTADQAKEYGLIDKVFETNKK; encoded by the coding sequence TTGACCATTAGGTTAAAATGGAACCAGAGTAATAAAGTACTACTATACTATGACGAAAACGAGGAGGAATCACTTGTGAATTTAATTCCTACTGTAATTGAGCAAACGAACCGCGGTGAACGAGCATACGATATTTATTCCCGCCTTTTGAAAGACAGAATTATTATGCTTGGTAGCGCGATTGATGACAATGTAGCGAATTCAATTGTGGCGCAATTACTTTTCTTACAAGCAGAAGACCCTGAAAAAGATATTTCCATTTATATTAACTCTCCAGGTGGATCCATTACTGCTGGAATGGCAATCTACGATACAATGCAGTTTATTAAACCTGACGTATCTACGATTTGTACAGGAATGGCTGCATCTATGGGTGCGTTCCTTCTAACGGCAGGCGCAAAAGGGAAGCGAATGGCTCTTCCAAATAGTGAAGTGATGATTCACCAACCATTAGGCGGTATGCAAGGTCAAGCGTCTGATATGGAAATTCATGCTAGACGTATTATTGAAATGCGCCAGAAGCTTAATGAAATCATGGCTGAGCGCACTGGTCAACCGTACGAGCAAATTGCAAAAGATACAGATCGTGATAACTTTATGACGGCTGATCAAGCAAAAGAATACGGTTTGATTGATAAAGTATTCGAAACGAACAAAAAATAA
- a CDS encoding DUF4870 domain-containing protein, giving the protein MRDDDIIDYREEKEPEGKGIAALIYALSLFAPILAPLLIWLIARPDSDFIDFHGKQYFNFFISYTIYSAVAGILVIVLIGLVILPILGLLAFVFTIVAAVKAYQGAYYVIPLTIPFFRANS; this is encoded by the coding sequence ATGCGAGATGATGATATTATTGATTATAGAGAAGAAAAAGAGCCAGAAGGAAAAGGAATTGCCGCGCTGATTTATGCACTAAGTTTATTTGCACCAATTTTGGCACCGTTGTTAATCTGGTTAATTGCACGACCTGATTCAGATTTTATTGATTTTCACGGTAAACAATATTTTAATTTCTTTATCTCTTATACGATTTATTCAGCTGTAGCAGGTATACTAGTCATTGTTCTTATTGGGTTAGTCATTTTACCTATTCTTGGACTGCTCGCGTTTGTTTTCACGATTGTCGCGGCAGTTAAAGCGTATCAAGGGGCGTACTATGTGATTCCTTTGACGATTCCTTTTTTTCGAGCGAATTCATAA
- the hisB gene encoding imidazoleglycerol-phosphate dehydratase HisB, which produces MSRQGTVKRKTGETDIELTINVDGEGTIDLHTGVPFLEHMLHLFAKHGQFDLNVQAKGDIEVDAHHTTEDIAICLGEAFKSGLGDKEGIRRYGSAIVPMDDALAQVVVDLSNRPHLEYRVDLPSGQVGTFDTELVREFFWKLAIEARMNLHIIVHYGHNTHHIIEAIFKACARALNEASSIDSNQKGVLSTKGLL; this is translated from the coding sequence ATGAGTCGTCAAGGAACCGTTAAGCGAAAAACAGGCGAAACAGATATTGAATTAACGATAAATGTTGATGGGGAAGGTACGATTGATTTACATACAGGCGTACCCTTTTTAGAACACATGCTTCACTTGTTTGCAAAGCATGGACAGTTTGACTTAAACGTACAGGCAAAAGGGGATATCGAAGTAGATGCTCATCATACAACAGAAGATATCGCGATTTGTTTAGGGGAAGCTTTTAAAAGCGGATTAGGCGATAAAGAAGGAATTCGTCGTTATGGCTCAGCGATTGTGCCAATGGACGATGCACTTGCACAAGTGGTTGTTGATTTAAGCAATCGACCCCATTTAGAATATCGCGTTGATTTGCCAAGTGGGCAGGTAGGAACGTTTGATACTGAACTTGTGCGAGAATTTTTTTGGAAACTAGCTATAGAAGCAAGAATGAATCTCCACATCATTGTTCACTATGGCCACAACACACACCACATTATTGAAGCGATCTTTAAAGCTTGTGCACGTGCGTTAAATGAAGCGAGCAGCATTGACTCAAATCAGAAAGGCGTATTGTCCACAAAGGGGTTGCTTTAA
- the hisH gene encoding imidazole glycerol phosphate synthase subunit HisH: MIGIIDYGMGNLHSVSKALERLEIPYLISGIPQELKTCDGFILPGVGAFPDAMKNLESTGLRTFLDEQVYQQKPLLGICLGMQLLFEKSTEYGETAGLSYLNGHVVHFSEKIHPNETSLKIPHMGWNELSFINDKASTEGMEEGYVYFVHSYVVEAAKAIIAAKADYGTDVPAIVEQDLVFGMQFHPEKSGQLGTALLKRFGDLVRRGV; encoded by the coding sequence ATGATTGGCATTATCGACTATGGAATGGGCAATCTTCATTCCGTTTCAAAAGCGCTTGAGCGTCTGGAGATCCCGTATCTGATTAGCGGGATTCCGCAAGAACTGAAAACGTGTGATGGCTTTATTTTACCTGGTGTAGGCGCATTCCCTGATGCCATGAAGAATCTAGAAAGCACTGGGTTACGAACATTTTTAGACGAACAAGTTTACCAGCAAAAGCCCCTACTTGGTATCTGTTTAGGGATGCAGTTGTTATTTGAAAAAAGTACTGAGTACGGGGAAACGGCGGGACTTTCTTATTTAAACGGACATGTTGTTCATTTCTCTGAAAAAATTCATCCAAACGAAACAAGCTTAAAAATTCCCCATATGGGTTGGAATGAACTGTCATTTATAAACGATAAAGCGAGTACGGAGGGAATGGAAGAAGGCTATGTGTACTTTGTCCATTCGTACGTCGTAGAAGCAGCGAAAGCAATTATAGCGGCAAAAGCCGATTATGGGACAGATGTTCCGGCAATCGTCGAGCAAGATCTCGTATTCGGTATGCAGTTTCATCCAGAAAAAAGTGGTCAACTAGGGACAGCTTTATTAAAACGCTTTGGAGATTTAGTGAGAAGAGGAGTGTAG